From the genome of Bacteroidales bacterium:
TACCCGGCCTTCCTTTATAGTTACTTAACCTCAATTTACGATCTGCTTAACAGGGGATTTTTATATTTGCAAGATAAAATCGGATTGTTTTGAACGAACGGAACCCCCTTATTGATACTGCTGATATTCTGAAGGCAACCCGTCTGCCATCAAAAGGAGCACGCGGGGCAGCAAAATTCCTTATGATGCTGCTGGGTATCAATAAGATAAACAAAGCCTATGAAGAAGTCCGGCATCTGAAAGGAATTGATTTCGTTGAGAACATTCTTCAGAAGCTATCCATAACGTTTGAAGTCAGCCCGGAGGAACTGAAGCGCATTCCGGCCTCAGGTCCGTTTATTACGGTTTCCAACCACCCTTACGGAGGGCTGGATGGTCTGATCCTCATTGGTTTGCTGGGCCGTCAGCGCCCCGATTTCAAGGTTCTGGGAAATTATCTGCTCCACCGGATTGATCCGATGCAGGAGTTTATTTTGCCGGTCGACCCCTTTGAAAGCAAAAAAGCCAGGGCCGCCAGTGTGCCGGGTATAAAAATGGCCCTCCGCCATATTGCCGAAGGTCATCCTCTCGGCATCTTTCCTGCCGGGGAAGTTTCGAGCTATTACCCTCATACCACAGGAATAACCGATAAAAAATGGCAGCATTCCGTGCTTAAGTTCATCCGCAATGCCGGGGTTCCTGTAGTTCCTGTTTACTTTGAAGGAACCAACAGCACGGTTTTTCATTTGCTGGGCCTCGTGCATCCCATGCTTCGCACGGCAAAGCTCCCCTCCGAACTTCTCAATAAGAAAAACAAAACCATCCGAATACGGATAGGAAATCCGATTTCAGTTAACGAACAGAAAGAATTTTCTGATATCTGGAAGTATGGAAGGTATCTGAGAGCCAAAACCTATGCCCTTGGAGAAGGGTTTGATGTAAAGGAGTTTTTCCCTTCACAGAAAAAAAGAAAGGTTAAAGCCGAAGACATTGCTGAACAGGCTGATCAGGGAGTTCTTTCCAGGGAATATCAGCGACTCAGGGAAAAATACCTGCTGTTCGATCTGCAGAATTACAGTGTATTGTGTGCACCGTCTGACCAGATGCCCCTTATAATGCATGAAATCGGCTGCCTGCGGGAAATCACTTTCCGGGCTATTGGTGAAGGGACCAATAAGAGCATCGACCTGGACGACTTTGACCTTTATTATTACCACCTTTTTGTATGGGATAATGAAACCGGCAAAATTGTAGGTGCCTACCGCGTGGGAAAAGGAAAGGACATCATCGGTGAATATGGTATAAGGGGATTTTACGTGAGTACCCTGTTCCGCATGCATGGCCGTATGCAGCAGGTGCTGGAGCAATCGCTTGAACTGGGCAGGTCGTTTATTGTGCAGGAATACCAGCGAAAGCCCATGCCGCTGTTTCTTCTCTGGAAAGGAATTCTGTACTTCCTCCTGAAAAACAGCGAATACCGCTACCTTATTGGCCCGGTAAGCATCAGCAAACGGTTTTCGGAATTTTCGAAGCATACCATCATTGAATACATCAGAAAAAACCACTATAACGACCAGTATGCCCGGTATATTAAACCTAAAAAACGGTTCAGGGTCCCGGGATATTCGTTTGACACGGAAATTCTCTTTGAAAATCTGAAAAACCTTCAGCAGCTTGACAGGCTGATTGAAGATGTTGAATCGAACAGCAGGATGCCGGTGTTGCTGAAAAAATATCTGCAGCTGGGAGGTAAAATCGTGGAATTCAATATTGACCCGCTTTTTAACGATTGCCTTGATGGCCTGCTGATTCTCGATCTGTACGATGTACCCCCTGAGGTAATTGCATCTCTCTCGCGCGAAATGAACGATCAGTCAATCTTTGAAAGATTTTCGCAACAAAAAACCCTGCAGGAAAAGGTTCAGGTGTGACTCCAGAGGTCTATTTTCTGCAGTTTGATATCGCCTTCAAAAAACATACGGGCGATGATCTCAAAATACTCCGTATAATCAGATACAAGAAACTGATGTACAGGATTTTCTGTATCCTTATTCAGGAGGTTGTTCTCACGAAGGAGTTTTCTGAGCCGTTTTGCCACAATGACAGCCGAATCCACAATCTGCACCTTGAAATCAAAGAAGCGGGCAATCTGCTGTTTGATAATGGGATAATGGGTACAGCCCAGAATCAGCGTGTCAATGCCCTGCAGTTCCTCCCTTGATAAGTAATTGCGGATGATGGCATTGCTGATGTCGTCAAAAATGAATCCTTCTTCAATCATGGGCACAAAAAGAGGGGTGGCAAGCGAACGGACATCGAGCTTATTGTTCTTCTGGATAAGTTTTACCTTATAGGTTCCGCTGTTGATGGTGCCTTTGGTACCAATTACCCCGATGCGTTTTATTCTGGGGTTACCGGCCACTTCATCAATTACCGGGTCAATCACGTTCAGGGCAAGCGCTTTCCCCCTTACAGCTTCTGAAACAGCTTCCCATGCCACGGCTGAGGCAGTATTGCAGGCTATCAGAATCAGCTTGCAGTTCAGCGATAACAGGTACTCAGAAATGCGCGTTGAATAAAACTTCACCGACTCAGCCGACTTATCCCCATAGGGAAGATGAAAGGTGTCGCCAAAGTAGATCATTTGCTCATCCGGAAGAATCTGCCGGATGGCATTGGCTACAGTAAGTCCGCCCACACCTGAATCAAAAATACCTATTGGCTGGGATGCCTGCATAGAATGTGCAAGTTAACGAAACCACTATAATCTGGTATAATAAACGCGAAAGGCTGCCGGTAAAGACAGCCTTTCACCGATGGCAATCTTTATTTGGTAATGCCCAGCTTTTTCTTCACCAGCGGGGTTATATCCTGGCTGTCGGCGCTCTGAAATACCACAAACGAGCCCTGGCTTACGTCAAAAATATAGGTAAACTTCCCTTCCTTGGCGACATCATTAATAGCCGCATTGAGTTTGTCAACGATGGGCTTGAAGAGCTTTGCCTGTTGCTGCTGGATATCCTGCTGGGCGTTATTCTGAAAGGCCTGAATGCGCTGATTCATTTCCTGGAGTTCCGTTTCCTTGGTATTCCTTATCAATTCACTCCAGTTAGAAGCATTGGCCATATAGTCCTCATATTTCTTGTTGAATTCAACCTGCATTTTTTCCATCTGGTCCTGCAAATCCTTGGCAACTTTATCCAGTTTTTTCTGGGCGCTGTCGGTTTCGGGCATCAGGGTAAGGATTTCCTGTTTATTGACATGTCCAAGCTTCAGAACAGCCTGCGCTTCTGCAGTGAAACCAGCCAAAAAGAGCAGTACAACTAATCCGGATATAAACCTTTTCATAAACAATATTTTAGAATTTTGACAAAAGTAGTATTTATTTCTTATAACCCAATTTCTGGAGCACCTGATCGCTCTTATCATACTTCGGATCAGAATAGATGATGGTGGCATCGGCCGATGTGTCGAAAATGGCAGCAAAACCACCTTCTGCGGCAATTTCCTTGATGGCATTATAGATTTCGTCCTGAATGGGTTTAATCAGCTCTTCGCGTTTTTTGAAAAGTGCGCCATCCTGTCCGAAGTATTTCTTCTGCAGTTCCTTAACTTCTTTCTCTTTGGTGACAATTTCTTCCTCCCGTTTGTTCTTCATCTCATCGGTGAGTAAAACCTTTTCGGCCTGGTATTTTTTGTACATGTTATCAATTTCGGCGTATTTTGCCTCGATTTCTTTCTGCAGATCGGCCGAATACTTATCGAGCTGGTCCTGTGCCACCTTGTAGGCCGGGATATTGTTAAGGATGTATTCGGTATCCACAAAAGCGTATTTCTGTGCATACGTGAGGCCAAAACCGGCCATCATCAGTATTATTGCAACAATCCGTTTCATAGTTGTATAAATTAAACATTTAGAACTGCTGACCTATTGTAAAGTGGAACTGTCCGTGATTTTCTCCCGGGTTCCACGGAATATCATCAAATCCATAACCATAATCAATGCCCAGCATGCCAAACATCGGGAGGAAGGCCCTGAGGCCAACCCCGGCCGAGCGGCGCACAGCAAACGGATTTACATCGCGTGCATAAGTCCATCCGTTCCCTGCTTCAAGGAAGGTAAGGGCAAAAACTGTAGCCTGCTGGTTCAGACTTATCGGGTATCTGAGTTCCATGGTATACTTGGTATAGTAGTTTGCTCCTTTCGGAGGGGTAAGGGCTCCGATGGTATTTCCTGCTCCGCTGTTGGAATAGCCACGTACAGGAATCACTTCGTATCCGTAAAAGTTGTACCCCACCATTCCGTCGCCGCCAACATAAAATCCTTCAAACGGAGACTGCCCTAAAGTGCTGTTATAGTATCCTTTGAATCCAAATTGTCCGCGGGTAAAGAGGACCAGCTTGTCAACAAGGTTCATGTACCATTCCGCCTTGAAACTCCATTTGTAATATTCAATCCATTTGTATTTTTCACTCTGGGAAGCACCGGTAAAATCCTTTCCGCTGATCAGCGAATAAGGAGGCGTTATGGCCAGTGTAAGGGCAAAATTGGATCCTTTGCGCGGATAGATGGGCTGATCAACTGAATTTCGTCCGAATGTTGTGGTAACGGAAAAGTTGTTTGAAACCCCGTTGTTCTGAAGTAAACTGAAATAGCCCTTGTAATTGTCCAGAGTATAGTTCTGGAAGCTGATTTCGTTGTACAGGGTAAAGAAGTCATCGGGCCATGAAAGCCGGCGGCCCAGACCGACCGATACACCGGAAATGCTCATGAATCCTTTATCCTGCTGTGTGTACCTGTTGCTAAAGTAATCGTAACGGGCATTCCTGTATTTTGAGTTGTACAGTGAAACCGACAACGAATTGGGCTTTTTGCCTCCCAGCCAGGGTTCAACAAAGGAAATGCTGTAGGAACGGTAAATAGTACCATTCGACTGTGCCCTGATAGCAAGGGTTTGCCCGTCGCCGCTGGGTATCGGCCTCCAGGCTTTGGGATCCAACATACTGCGGGCAGAAAAATTGGAAAACCTGATCCCAATGGTTCCTACCAGCATTCCTGCTCCCCAGCCTCCGGAGATTTCAAGCTGGTCGTTCGACCGCTCCTGCAGATTGTACTGAATGTCAACAGTGCCGTCAGCAGGGTTGGGTACCGGATTCGGTTCGATCTTTTCGGGGTCAAAGTGCCCGAGCTGGGCAAGCTCACGGACCGTACGGATTATCTCTGACTTGCTGAACAATTCGCCGGGTAGGGTTCTGATTTCACGCCGGATAACATGCTCGTTGGTCTTGTTGTTCCCGTTGATTATAATGTTGTTCACCGTTGCCTGCTTTCCTTCCGAAATGCGCATTTCAAGATCAATGGAATCATTCTCTATAAGCACTTCTTCAGGGCTTACATTAAAGAAAAGATATCCGTTGTCAAGGTACAAAGAACTTACAGCGTCTTCGTCGGTTGAAAGCCTTTTGGTAAGCAGGGTCTGGTTATAAACATCTCCCTTTTTCACACCGAGCACTTTGCTGAGAACTTCTGACGGATAAACCGTATTGCCGATCCAGGTAATGTTGCGGAAATAATATTTCGGACCTTCATATACATCCAGATAGAGGATGATTCGTTTGGGATTTAGCACAGCCAGGCTGTCCTTCAGAATTTTGGCGTCCCGGTATCCCTTTTCATTGTAATATTCAATCAGTTTTACTTTGTCTTCCTCATAATTGGATTTGATATATTTTGACCCTTTAAAGATATTCCAGTCGCGCCGGTGGGTTTTTTTCATGGCTTTCCTCAGCTTCTTGGCAGGAATTTCCTTGTTTCCGGTAAAGACAATATCGGAAATCTTCACCCGTTCGTTTTTGTCAATGATGAGCCTGAGCTTTACTCTGTTGGGCAAAGTGGTATCAGGGATCTGCACAATATCAATCTTTACATTGAAAAAGCCTTTATCGGTAAAGTGCTTGGTTACAATGGTTCTGATATTGTTCAGCACATCTTCTGTAACCTGGCTTCCGTTGCGGATTTTCAGCTTATCGGTAATATCTTTGGTTTCTGATTTCTTCAGCCCAACAATGCTGAGAGTAGATAGCCGGGGGCGTTCCTTCAGGTAGATATCGAGGTATATCTGATCTCCTTCGATGCGGGAAGCAATGCGGACATCGGAAAACAAACCCTGGCTCCAGTATTTCTTCAGCATCTTGGTGATATCTTCTCCGGGTACCGTAATCTTGTCGCCCACCGAAAAACCCGAGAGGTTGGCCAGAACCTCCTTATCAAGGTAATTCACCCCTGATACCGTAATGCCGGCAATAACATAGGTTTCGGTTTTGGAATAGTCAATGACCGGCAGGCTGTCATGTTCAATAATCGCCGGCGGAAGGATTTTTACAGAATCTGCAAAAGGAATTGTATCCTGGGCCGGAGAGGGAATGCCAATGAATCCTGTCAATATAATCAACCAGAACAATCTGAATGCACGCACGTTTGCCATATTCCTCTTTCTCTATTTACACTGTTCACTAATTTTTCCGAATCTTCTTTCTCTGCTCTGAAAGTCACAAATTGCCCTGTACAAATCTTCCCTGCGAAAATCGGGCCAAAGTACTTCGGTAAAGTACAATTCGGTATAGGCCATTTGAAATAGGAGAAAATTGCTGATTCTCTTTTCTCCGCTGGTCCGTATAAGAAGTTCAGGATCAGGAATATAGGCAGTAGTAAGATACTGAGCAAAAAGGCAGTCGTCAATCTTTTCGGGATTCAAACGACCATCGAGCACATCCTGCACAATGGCTCTGGCTGCCCGGGCAATTTCCCACCTGGCCCCGTAACTCAGAGCGAGAATAAGGGTCAGTCCCTTGTTGGAAGAAGTTAACTGAATTACTTTATCCAGTTCTGCCTGTACTTCTTCGGGCAGGCTGGCAATATTGCCAATGGCCAGGAGCCGGACGTTGTTGTCGACCAGCGTTTTTAATTCGGATTGCAGGGTGGAAACCAGCAGCGACATAAGGGCATCCACTTCGCTCTGCGGCCTTCTCCAGTTTTCGGTGGAGAAAGCAAACAGGGTAAGGTATTTGATACCCAGTTCAGCGGCAGCTTCAACCGTATCGCGCACGGCCTTGACGGCATTATAATGTCCGAAAACGCGCTGGTTGCCACGTTGCCTTGCCCACCGCCCGTTGCCGTCCATTATGATGGCAATATGCTGGGGTAATTTCTCTGCTATAATCTGGTCTTTGTACGTCATCTCACACTTTTTTACCAATACACCGGACAATCACCCGGCCGGTCGAACAACTTGTACGTCAAATAAAAGCCCGCAAAGTTATACCAATCGTTGTTAGTATAAAAATTCCGCAAGCCTTCACTGCCATAATTTTTTAAGCCGTCAAAATTATCTGAAAAAAGTTTACGGCAAGCATATTCAATTCCGATTCCTACTCTTCGGTTGATTCCTGCCTTTATTCCTAAGGCAAATGGCAGGGAAGGAATGAATGAACCGGCGGCCGGGCCGGACACCGGATAGCAAATTCCGACACCGCCGTTTATGTATGGACTAACCGGATGAGCCCGGTCGACGAGCTTAAAAGCATCAAAATTCAGTTCAAAAACAGCCGAAACATCAAAACCTGATGAAGAGAAGGATTGGTTGCGGAGGGTTCTGAAGGGATCGGACGAACCGGCATCTTTACCGCTTACTTGGAAAAAATTCAGCTGGGTTTTTACAGCATATCTGGGATTAAAATTGTAGGCAAACAGAGCACCCAGGGCAGGCCCGGGGTTAAGGAAAGGAATTTTGGGATTCATATCACCCAGATACCATGCAGAGCCGGCAAAAAAACCAACATCAGCCTTGCGCTGAGCCGGCAGGCAAGTCCATACGAGCCCCAGGAGCAATAAACTGCATCCGAATTTTTTCATGTATATGCGGGAAAGTGTGGGTTTCAATTATCTGTTTCGTGGACGGCGGTTAATGTATTGTTTCAGGAAAAGAGGCACGTTTTCCCTGTCGTTTTTAATACGGTAAACGGCATTAAAAGCGGTAAAATAGTAAATATCCTGTGCTTTGTTACCAGCTACAGGGGGATTGTACCCGTCAACAAAATCGGAAAGGGACAGCCTTCCTCCCAGTTCAAAACCCACCATCCAGGCATCGCTGATAACATATTTTACTCCCACACCCAGTGGTATGGCCGCTGAAATGTGCGAGTAATCGTTGGTTACGTTTATGTCGCCCGGACGGACATTGCTGAGTTTCGGACTGAAATAAATGCCTGCCAGTCCGCCAAACACATATGCCCCAAGGCGGGAATAGTTATTGATCATTCCTCTCCGGTTATAAACTGCATTCGAAGCCAGCCTTCTGTCTTCGGAGAGAAAATAGTACTCCGCAACCACGGAAGGTTCAATAATATGCGTTGTAAAGGAATATCCGCGTGCTTCGTTAACCGCACCTATATCGGTTCCTGCACCCATTCCGTAAGCAAGCGTAAAACGGCCTGCAAAATTCTGATAGAATTTGTACCGAAGACCCACCGTCAAGGAAGGGCGGGTAGCATCCAGGCGTATATCTTTAATGCCAAACCAGTTATTCCGGTCGGCTCCACCTCCGATATCACCGAAAAAACTGGTGGTACCGGCACCCAGTATCAGTTCATACCTAACGAGCTTCCAGCGCTGTGCATAGCTGCCGGAAGCCGCCAAGATGATCAAAAGGAAGGCTGCGATTGCTTTTTTGTGCATGGCGGATTCGTTTCAGTTCACAAAAATAATATTTTTCGCAGAACCATGTTCCGTATCTATAACTTAATAAAACCGGCATTTATTGTATAACTGACCAAGTTGCCGGATACGCCGCATGGTTCTGCTTGGTTATGTAAATATATGGTAAAGTGTTAAAATATGCAAAATCAGTTTCTCCGGTCGGCACCCCACATGAGTTTGTTCCGCAGGGTGCTGAAAAAGCTGGTTTGGCTTAGCTGAAGTGTCCGCAGAAAAAAAGGCGCTTTCCGGATGAGGATTTCAGTTTTCTCCGGAATATGGTATGACTGGGAATCGAGAGAGGCAATGATCGTCTGATCGCGGCTTTCGGCAAAAAGACGAAGGGTACATGCATCGGATACCACGATGGGCCGTACGGTAAGATGATGGGGAGCAATGGGACTTATGATAAAATCCCTTGCACCCGGCGTCATTACCGGCCCGCCTACACTCATGGAATAGGCTGTTGAACCGGTGGGCGTTGATATAATCAGTCCGTCGGCCCAGTAGGCATTAAGAAACTCATCGTTCACCCAGGCGTGGATGGTAATCATTGATGAGCCCGATTTATGAAGAGTGAATTCGTTGAGTGCATACGGAAATTCACCGAACTGCCCCCCTTCCATGGTCACCTGAAGTAGGCTGCGTTCCTCGATCCGGTATGATCCTTTAAAAATCTCTTCAAGAGCCTGTTCAATTTCTTCTCTGGCAATATTGGAAAGGAATCCCAGCCGCCCGGTATTGAGTC
Proteins encoded in this window:
- a CDS encoding lysophospholipid acyltransferase family protein, which codes for MMLLGINKINKAYEEVRHLKGIDFVENILQKLSITFEVSPEELKRIPASGPFITVSNHPYGGLDGLILIGLLGRQRPDFKVLGNYLLHRIDPMQEFILPVDPFESKKARAASVPGIKMALRHIAEGHPLGIFPAGEVSSYYPHTTGITDKKWQHSVLKFIRNAGVPVVPVYFEGTNSTVFHLLGLVHPMLRTAKLPSELLNKKNKTIRIRIGNPISVNEQKEFSDIWKYGRYLRAKTYALGEGFDVKEFFPSQKKRKVKAEDIAEQADQGVLSREYQRLREKYLLFDLQNYSVLCAPSDQMPLIMHEIGCLREITFRAIGEGTNKSIDLDDFDLYYYHLFVWDNETGKIVGAYRVGKGKDIIGEYGIRGFYVSTLFRMHGRMQQVLEQSLELGRSFIVQEYQRKPMPLFLLWKGILYFLLKNSEYRYLIGPVSISKRFSEFSKHTIIEYIRKNHYNDQYARYIKPKKRFRVPGYSFDTEILFENLKNLQQLDRLIEDVESNSRMPVLLKKYLQLGGKIVEFNIDPLFNDCLDGLLILDLYDVPPEVIASLSREMNDQSIFERFSQQKTLQEKVQV
- the murI gene encoding glutamate racemase — encoded protein: MQASQPIGIFDSGVGGLTVANAIRQILPDEQMIYFGDTFHLPYGDKSAESVKFYSTRISEYLLSLNCKLILIACNTASAVAWEAVSEAVRGKALALNVIDPVIDEVAGNPRIKRIGVIGTKGTINSGTYKVKLIQKNNKLDVRSLATPLFVPMIEEGFIFDDISNAIIRNYLSREELQGIDTLILGCTHYPIIKQQIARFFDFKVQIVDSAVIVAKRLRKLLRENNLLNKDTENPVHQFLVSDYTEYFEIIARMFFEGDIKLQKIDLWSHT
- a CDS encoding OmpH family outer membrane protein — translated: MKRFISGLVVLLFLAGFTAEAQAVLKLGHVNKQEILTLMPETDSAQKKLDKVAKDLQDQMEKMQVEFNKKYEDYMANASNWSELIRNTKETELQEMNQRIQAFQNNAQQDIQQQQAKLFKPIVDKLNAAINDVAKEGKFTYIFDVSQGSFVVFQSADSQDITPLVKKKLGITK
- a CDS encoding OmpH family outer membrane protein; this encodes MKRIVAIILMMAGFGLTYAQKYAFVDTEYILNNIPAYKVAQDQLDKYSADLQKEIEAKYAEIDNMYKKYQAEKVLLTDEMKNKREEEIVTKEKEVKELQKKYFGQDGALFKKREELIKPIQDEIYNAIKEIAAEGGFAAIFDTSADATIIYSDPKYDKSDQVLQKLGYKK
- the bamA gene encoding outer membrane protein assembly factor BamA — encoded protein: MANVRAFRLFWLIILTGFIGIPSPAQDTIPFADSVKILPPAIIEHDSLPVIDYSKTETYVIAGITVSGVNYLDKEVLANLSGFSVGDKITVPGEDITKMLKKYWSQGLFSDVRIASRIEGDQIYLDIYLKERPRLSTLSIVGLKKSETKDITDKLKIRNGSQVTEDVLNNIRTIVTKHFTDKGFFNVKIDIVQIPDTTLPNRVKLRLIIDKNERVKISDIVFTGNKEIPAKKLRKAMKKTHRRDWNIFKGSKYIKSNYEEDKVKLIEYYNEKGYRDAKILKDSLAVLNPKRIILYLDVYEGPKYYFRNITWIGNTVYPSEVLSKVLGVKKGDVYNQTLLTKRLSTDEDAVSSLYLDNGYLFFNVSPEEVLIENDSIDLEMRISEGKQATVNNIIINGNNKTNEHVIRREIRTLPGELFSKSEIIRTVRELAQLGHFDPEKIEPNPVPNPADGTVDIQYNLQERSNDQLEISGGWGAGMLVGTIGIRFSNFSARSMLDPKAWRPIPSGDGQTLAIRAQSNGTIYRSYSISFVEPWLGGKKPNSLSVSLYNSKYRNARYDYFSNRYTQQDKGFMSISGVSVGLGRRLSWPDDFFTLYNEISFQNYTLDNYKGYFSLLQNNGVSNNFSVTTTFGRNSVDQPIYPRKGSNFALTLAITPPYSLISGKDFTGASQSEKYKWIEYYKWSFKAEWYMNLVDKLVLFTRGQFGFKGYYNSTLGQSPFEGFYVGGDGMVGYNFYGYEVIPVRGYSNSGAGNTIGALTPPKGANYYTKYTMELRYPISLNQQATVFALTFLEAGNGWTYARDVNPFAVRRSAGVGLRAFLPMFGMLGIDYGYGFDDIPWNPGENHGQFHFTIGQQF
- a CDS encoding isoprenyl transferase; the encoded protein is MTYKDQIIAEKLPQHIAIIMDGNGRWARQRGNQRVFGHYNAVKAVRDTVEAAAELGIKYLTLFAFSTENWRRPQSEVDALMSLLVSTLQSELKTLVDNNVRLLAIGNIASLPEEVQAELDKVIQLTSSNKGLTLILALSYGARWEIARAARAIVQDVLDGRLNPEKIDDCLFAQYLTTAYIPDPELLIRTSGEKRISNFLLFQMAYTELYFTEVLWPDFRREDLYRAICDFQSRERRFGKISEQCK
- a CDS encoding NAD kinase, which translates into the protein MKIAVFGKNFGSGCDVQIVRFFDILAGHGCKVYIYQPFYEYLKAEKKIDVRAEGLFLSHNDLQGDFSFFFSIGGDGTFLKSVSVVRDTGIPVIGLNTGRLGFLSNIAREEIEQALEEIFKGSYRIEERSLLQVTMEGGQFGEFPYALNEFTLHKSGSSMITIHAWVNDEFLNAYWADGLIISTPTGSTAYSMSVGGPVMTPGARDFIISPIAPHHLTVRPIVVSDACTLRLFAESRDQTIIASLDSQSYHIPEKTEILIRKAPFFLRTLQLSQTSFFSTLRNKLMWGADRRN